Proteins encoded in a region of the Pseudomonas viciae genome:
- the mltF gene encoding membrane-bound lytic murein transglycosylase MltF, translating to MFSPTALRPRYAKWLIATGLFLVLSGCVEKPNTLERVKEDGVLRVVTRNSPATYFEDRNGETGFEYELVKRFAEDLGVELKIETADNLDDLFNQVGKPNGPVLAAAGLVSSEPRKKQVRFSHAYLEVTPQIIYRNGQSRPTDAAALAGKKIMVLKGSTHAEQLAQLKQQYPGIEYEESDAVEVVDLLRMVDEGQIDLTLVDSNEVAMNQVYFPNVRVAFDLGDARSQSWAVAPGEDNSLLNEINSYLDKVQKNGTLQRLKDRYYGHVDVLGYMGATTFAQHLQQRLPKYEQHFKAYAKKEKVDWRLLAAIGYQESLWQPTVTSKTGVRGLMMLTQNTAQAMGVSNRLDPKQSIMGGAKYLAYMKDQLDESIQEPDRTWFALAAYNVGSGHLDDARKLAAKEGLNPNKWLDVKKILPRLSQKQWYSKTRYGYARGGEPVHFVANIRRYYDILTWVTQPQLEGNQVAEGNLHVPGVDKSKPNQETPPL from the coding sequence ATGTTTTCCCCAACGGCTTTGCGTCCGCGGTACGCCAAATGGCTGATCGCTACCGGACTCTTCCTGGTGCTCAGTGGTTGTGTTGAGAAACCCAACACACTGGAGCGCGTAAAGGAGGATGGCGTGCTGCGGGTGGTTACCCGAAACAGCCCTGCCACCTACTTTGAGGATCGCAACGGTGAAACCGGCTTCGAATACGAGCTGGTGAAGCGCTTCGCCGAGGATTTGGGGGTGGAACTGAAGATCGAGACCGCCGACAACCTCGATGACCTGTTCAACCAGGTCGGCAAACCCAACGGCCCGGTGTTGGCGGCTGCCGGCCTGGTCAGCAGCGAGCCACGCAAGAAACAGGTGCGGTTTTCCCACGCCTACCTGGAAGTCACCCCGCAAATCATCTATCGCAACGGCCAGTCCCGCCCCACCGACGCGGCCGCCCTGGCCGGCAAGAAGATCATGGTGCTCAAGGGCAGCACCCATGCCGAACAACTGGCGCAGTTGAAACAGCAATATCCAGGCATTGAATACGAAGAGTCCGACGCCGTTGAGGTGGTCGACCTGTTGCGCATGGTCGATGAGGGCCAGATCGATCTGACCCTGGTCGATTCCAACGAAGTGGCGATGAACCAGGTGTACTTCCCCAACGTACGCGTGGCCTTCGACCTGGGCGACGCCCGCAGCCAGAGCTGGGCGGTGGCGCCCGGCGAAGACAACAGCCTGCTCAACGAGATCAACAGCTACCTCGACAAGGTCCAGAAGAACGGCACGCTGCAACGCCTGAAAGACCGCTATTACGGGCACGTCGATGTCCTCGGCTACATGGGCGCCACCACCTTCGCCCAGCACTTGCAGCAACGGCTGCCCAAATACGAGCAACACTTCAAGGCCTACGCCAAGAAAGAGAAAGTCGATTGGCGCCTGTTGGCCGCGATCGGCTATCAGGAATCGCTGTGGCAACCGACGGTGACGTCCAAGACCGGCGTGCGTGGCCTGATGATGCTGACCCAGAACACCGCCCAGGCCATGGGCGTGTCCAACCGCCTGGATCCGAAGCAGAGCATCATGGGCGGCGCCAAGTACCTGGCCTACATGAAGGACCAATTGGACGAGAGCATCCAGGAGCCGGACCGTACCTGGTTCGCCCTCGCCGCCTATAACGTGGGCAGCGGTCACTTGGACGACGCCCGCAAACTGGCGGCCAAGGAAGGGCTGAACCCGAACAAGTGGCTGGATGTGAAGAAGATCCTGCCGCGCCTGTCCCAGAAACAGTGGTACAGCAAGACCCGCTACGGCTACGCCCGGGGCGGCGAGCCGGTGCATTTCGTGGCGAACATCCGTCGCTACTACGACATCCTGACCTGGGTCACGCAGCCGCAACTCGAAGGCAACCAGGTGGCCGAGGGCAACCTGCACGTGCCGGGTGTCGACAAGAGCAAGCCGAACCAGGAAACCCCACCGCTCTGA
- the pdxJ gene encoding pyridoxine 5'-phosphate synthase codes for MSTSNRILLGVNIDHVATLRQARGTRYPDPVKAALDAEEAGADGITVHLREDRRHIQERDVLLLKDVLQTRMNFEMGVTEEMMAFAERIRPAHICLVPETRQELTTEGGLDVAGQEARIRAAVERLSKIGAEVSLFIDADERQIAASKRVGAPAIELHTGRYADAETPTAVADELQRVADGVAFGLAQGLIVNAGHGLHYHNVEAVAAIKGINELNIGHALVAHALFVGFKSAVSEMKALILAAAKP; via the coding sequence GTGAGCACCAGCAATCGCATTCTTCTCGGCGTGAACATCGACCATGTCGCCACCCTGCGCCAGGCCCGCGGTACGCGCTACCCGGATCCGGTCAAGGCCGCACTGGACGCCGAAGAGGCGGGCGCCGACGGCATCACCGTGCACTTGCGTGAAGACCGTCGCCACATCCAGGAGCGCGACGTGCTGCTGCTCAAGGACGTGCTGCAAACCCGCATGAACTTCGAAATGGGCGTGACCGAAGAAATGATGGCGTTCGCCGAGCGCATCCGCCCGGCACACATTTGCCTGGTGCCGGAAACGCGTCAGGAGCTGACCACCGAAGGCGGCCTGGACGTGGCGGGGCAGGAAGCGCGGATCAGGGCGGCGGTGGAGCGGCTGTCGAAGATCGGTGCCGAGGTGTCGCTGTTCATCGATGCCGACGAGCGGCAGATCGCAGCCTCCAAGCGTGTCGGCGCCCCGGCCATCGAATTGCACACCGGCCGTTATGCCGATGCCGAAACGCCAACGGCCGTGGCCGATGAGCTGCAACGGGTGGCCGATGGCGTGGCCTTCGGCCTGGCCCAGGGCCTGATCGTCAACGCCGGCCATGGCCTGCACTACCACAACGTCGAAGCCGTCGCGGCGATCAAGGGCATCAATGAACTGAACATCGGCCATGCGCTGGTGGCCCATGCGTTGTTTGTCGGGTTCAAGTCGGCGGTGTCGGAAATGAAAGCGCTGATCCTGGCTGCCGCTAAGCCTTGA
- the recO gene encoding DNA repair protein RecO has translation MSQTQPIAQPAYVLHSRAYRESSALVDFLTPQGRLRAVLRGARGKAGTLARPFVPLEVEFRGRGELKNVGRMESNGVAAWLNGEALFSGLYLNELLIRLLPAEDPHPAVFDHYAATLQALAEGRALEPLLRSFEWRLLDDLGYGFALNTDLHGEPIAADGLYRLQVDAGLEQVYLLQPGLFNGAELLAMAEADWSAPGALSAAKRLMRQALAVHLGGRPLVSRELFRKP, from the coding sequence ATGTCCCAGACCCAACCCATCGCCCAACCCGCCTACGTCCTGCACTCACGCGCCTACCGCGAAAGCAGCGCCCTGGTGGATTTCCTCACGCCGCAAGGTCGGCTGCGGGCGGTGTTGCGGGGCGCGCGGGGCAAGGCCGGGACGCTGGCGCGGCCGTTTGTGCCGCTGGAAGTCGAATTCCGCGGTCGGGGCGAGTTGAAGAACGTCGGGCGCATGGAAAGCAACGGCGTCGCGGCGTGGCTCAATGGCGAGGCGCTGTTCAGCGGTTTGTACCTTAATGAATTGCTGATCCGCCTGCTGCCCGCCGAAGATCCCCATCCCGCCGTCTTCGACCATTACGCCGCCACGCTGCAGGCCCTGGCCGAAGGCCGTGCGCTGGAGCCGCTGCTGCGCTCGTTCGAATGGCGGTTGCTGGACGACCTCGGCTACGGGTTCGCCCTGAACACCGACTTGCACGGCGAGCCTATCGCAGCAGACGGTCTGTACCGCTTGCAGGTGGATGCCGGCCTGGAGCAGGTCTACCTGTTGCAACCCGGGCTGTTCAACGGTGCCGAGCTTTTGGCCATGGCCGAGGCGGACTGGAGTGCGCCGGGCGCGTTGTCTGCGGCCAAGCGTCTGATGCGCCAGGCCCTGGCGGTTCATCTGGGTGGTCGGCCGCTGGTCAGTCGCGAGCTGTTTCGCAAGCCCTGA